The following coding sequences lie in one Populus nigra chromosome 15, ddPopNigr1.1, whole genome shotgun sequence genomic window:
- the LOC133674923 gene encoding WAT1-related protein At4g30420-like, with product MGAFEDSKPALAMLGMQFSYAIVSLITRAALIQGMSPRVFVVYRQAIATVVIAPLAHFSRKSGGTAMGLRSFCLVFSASLIGVTINQNVYAEGLYLASSSMASAMGNLVPAITFVMAFLIGLEKINIRSFRSIAKIVGTVICVSGAISMALLRGPKLLNTTIFESGGEDWLLGCLLIFASTFCWSIWLILQVPVTASYPNHLSLSAWLCFLATLQSGILTLFLEKDLDAWKLHSYLEVVGCLFTGIIGSGISFFVQAWVISQRGPLFSAMFNPLCTVIVTILAAIFLHEEIYTGSLIGAVAVIIGLYIVLWGKAKDFIKEEDRVDPKLETDERQTSKITIEESRGVEPVLEEPLLSDKSNDIEESSDFHKK from the exons ATGGGTGCATTTGAGGATTCCAAGCCTGCACTGGCTATGTTAGGAATGCAATTCAGCTATGCAATTGTTTCTCTGATCACAAGAGCTGCTCTTATACAAGGAATGAGTCCCAGGGTCTTCGTTGTCTACAGGCAAGCTATAGCAACTGTGGTCATTGCACCTTTAGCTCATTTCTCAAG AAAATCAGGTGGAACTGCTATGGGATTGAGGAGTTTTTGTTTGGTGTTTTCGGCCTCGCTTATTGG TGTAACAATCAATCAGAATGTCTATGCTGAGGGACTATACTTGGCCTCATCATCAATGGCAAGTGCAATGGGTAATCTCGTTCCTGCAATCACATTTGTCATGGCATTCCTTATCGG ATTGGAGAAGATTAATATTCGAAGCTTCAGAAGTATCGCGAAAATAGTAGGAACAGTGATATGTGTAAGTGGAGCCATATCAATGGCATTGCTCAGGGGACCAAAGCTGCTTAACACAACCATTTTTGAGTCGGGAGGTGAGGATTGGTTGCTGGGTTGTCTGCTTATTTTTGCGAGCACTTTTTGCTGGTCAATTTGGCTGATTTTGCAG gTTCCGGTTACAGCTAGCTATCCTAACCACCTATCCTTGTCAGCCTGGTTGTGTTTCTTGGCAACACTGCAGTCAGGGATTCTGACTTTATTCTTAGAGAAAGACTTGGATGCTTGGAAACTGCATTCATACTTGGAAGTTGTTGGTTGTTTATTCACA GGAATTATAGGATCTGGGATTTCTTTCTTTGTTCAGGCCTGGGTGATTTCTCAAAGAGGCCCCCTCTTCTCTGCAATGTTCAATCCTCTATGCACTGTTATTGTCACTATACTGGCTGCCATTTTTCTCCACGAAGAGATTTACACTGGAAG CTTGATAGGAGCAGTTGCTGTGATTATTGGTTTATATATTGTGCTATGGGGAAAAGCCAAAGActtcataaaggaggaagacaGAGTCGATCCAAAGCTGGAAACTGATGAAAGGCAGACAAGTAAAATCACGATTGAGGAGTCTAGAGGAGTCGAGCCTGTCTTGGAAGAGCCCCTTCTATCTGATAAATCAAATGACATTGAAGAAAGCAGtgatttccataaaaaatag
- the LOC133674717 gene encoding amino acid transporter AVT1J-like, with protein sequence MENKQVSFLKTCINGINALSGMGILSIPYALSAGGWLSLILLILIAAAASFTGLLMCRCMDRNPNVTSYSDIASHAFGRKGKLVASFFTSLELYFVATGFLIMEGDNLHKLSPNFVMFVSFVICTITNLSMAVLGYLIYGQNVQSQVTLNLPTQKLSSKIAIYTMLAGPIAKYALTITPIATAIESVLPDRYQDSKSIGTLVRMSLLISTVVMAMVFPSFQSLTSLSGAALIVIVSFFLPCACYLKIFKVHQKWGTELAGILTIMLMSVVVGAVGTYSSIAQTVKHN encoded by the exons ATGGAAAATAAACAAGTAAGCTTCCTAAAGACTTGCATTAATGGCATCAACGCTCTTTCAG GAATGGGCATTCTATCCATTCCGTATGCCCTTTCAGCAGGAGGCTGGTTAAGCTTGATCCTGCTGATCTTGATTGCGGCTGCAGCCAGCTTTACTGGACTTCTGATGTGCAGATGCATGGATAGAAATCCTAATGTTACAAGTTATTCTGACATTGCCAGTCATGCATTTGGACGCAAAGGAAAATTAGTAGCGTCTTTCTTCACCTCTTTAGAGCTTTATTTTGTCGCCACTGGTTTTTTAATAATGGAAGGGGACAACTTGCATAAGCTTTCTCCGAACTTT GTCATGTTTGTAAGTTTTGTCATATGTACTATCACCAACTTATCTATGGCCGTATTGGGCTATCTTATATATGGTCAGAATGTGCAATCTCAAGTTACATTAAATCTACCTACGCAAAAGCTCAGCTCCAAGATAGCAATATACACCATGTTGGCAGGTCCAATTGCCAAGTATGCATTAACAATAACACCGATTGCCACTGCAATTGAAAGTGTTTTGCCAGACAGGTATCAAGATAGTAAGTCGATAGGTACTCTTGTCAGAATGTCTTTGTTAATTAGCACAGTAGTTATGGCCATGGTATTTCCATCTTTCCAGTCCTTGACATCTCTAAGTGGAGCGGCTCTCATCGTTATTGTTTCATTCTTCCTCCCATGTGCATGTTACTTGAAGATTTTTAAAGTTCATCAGAAATGGGGAACTGAGCTAGCAGGTATCTTGACAATAATGCTAATGTCAGTTGTTGTTGGTGCAGTGGGCACATATTCATCTATTGCTCAGACTGTGAAGCATAATTAG
- the LOC133674535 gene encoding tetraspanin-8 — MFRLSNNLVGILNFITFLLSIPILWAGIWLKNKGTSECDKFFDTPVIILGVFLLLVSLAGLIGACCRVSWLLWAYLLVMFLLIVLLFCFTIFAFVVTNKGAGQVLSGKGYKEYKLGDYSNWLQKRVGNQKNWRKIKSCLIDAKVCSDFNQKFANDTVEVLYTRHLSALQAGCCKPSDSCGFLYKSPTNWEKTTTNSTSDPDCASWDNQTDVLCFNCNSCKAGLLDNLRRDWKKVAVINIIFLVFLIIVYSVGCCAFRNNRRDNNAYSGGWKHP, encoded by the exons ATGTTTCGTTTAAGCAACAACTTGGTAGGAATCCTGAATTTCATAACCTTCCTGCTCTCAATCCCCATCCTGTGGGCAGGGATATGGCTAAAAAACAAAGGGACATCAGAATGTGATAAGTTCTTCGACACCCCAGTTATTATCTTGGGTGTCTTTCTCTTACTAGTCTCTCTAGCTGGCCTAATTGGCGCGTGTTGTCGCGTGTCATGGCTTCTCTGGGCTTACCTCCTAGTCATGTTTCTCCTCATCGTCTTGCTCTTCTGCTTCACGATTTTCGCTTTTGTCGTGACCAATAAAGGTGCCGGTCAGGTTTTGTCCGGGAAGGGGTATAAGGAGTATAAGTTGGGAGATTATTCAAATTGGTTGCAGAAGAGAGTGGGCAATCAGAAGAACTGGAGGAAGATTAAGAGTTGTTTGATTGATGCTAAAGTTTGCAGTGATTTTAACCAGAAATTCGCGAATGATACTGTTGAAGTCTTGTATACCCGCCATCTGTCTGCTCTTCAG GCTGGCTGCTGTAAGCCATCAGATAGCTGTGGCTTTCTTTATAAATCACCGACTAACTGGGAGAAGACAACTACAAATTCCACCTCCGATCCTGACTGCGCTTCATGGGATAATCAAACAGATGTTCTCTGCTTTAACTGCAACTCTTGCAAAGCTGGACTGCTGGACAACCTCAGGAGGGATTGGAAGAAGGTTGCTGTTATCAACATTATTTTTCTCGTATTCCTCATCATTGTGTACTCCGTCGGATGCTGTGCTTTTAGGAACAACAGAAGGGACAACAATGCTTACTCTGGTGGATGGAAGCACCCTTAA
- the LOC133673913 gene encoding cytochrome c oxidase subunit 6b-2: protein MGKEIELKTAPADYRFPTTNQTRHCFTRYIEFHRCVAAKGDEGNDCERFAKYYRSLCPSEWVERWNEQRENGTFPGPL, encoded by the exons ATTGAGCTGAAAACAGCTCCAGCTGATTATCGATTCCCTACGACAAATCAAACCAGACACTGTTTCACCCGCTACATTGAATTTCATAG GTGTGTGGCAGCGAAGGGTGATGAAGGTAATGATTGCGAGCGTTTTGCTAAATACTACCGTTCCCTTTGCCCCTCTGAGTGG GTCGAGAGGTGGAATGAGCAGAGGGAGAATGGAACATTTCCAGGTCCCCTTTGA